One window from the genome of Xenorhabdus bovienii SS-2004 encodes:
- the tssH gene encoding type VI secretion system ATPase TssH has translation MIQIDLPTLVNRLNPMTRHALEAAAASCVSQQQPEITVAQLLFQMIDTPLSDVRLILNKADIDKDLLKEQLDQMMPHHQAIVQTYPNFSPMLVEWLQDSWLLASTEMQHTELRGGVMLIALLFSPMRYLTPQPARMLAGINRELLRQNFTEWTNGSAEQPFSGDDKNGQGVHPANSDSLLARFTQNMTEQARQGKLDPVLCRDNEIDLMIDILCRRRKNNPIVVGEAGVGKSALIEGLALRIINDRVPDKLRHSELMTLDLGALQAGAAVKGEFEKRFKGIMAEISQSSKPIILFIDEAHTLIGAGNQAGGLDISNLLKPALARGELKTIAATTWSEYKKYFEKDAALSRRFQLVKVSEPSAEEATVIMRGLRAIYEQAHGVLIDDEALKASAVLSDRYLSGRQLPDKAIDVLDTACARVAINLTSPPRQISSLTTELHQMQMEIDVLKREQRMGLNEHADRLEELQNQQVEIQEELVTLEKNWRQQQELVTQIIELRGQLLADSDESVAAETTDKTIENAVEETAQDAKEQEAIAQDEPEAAADEQSLIEKLALLNAQLTELQQKQTLVSPHVDKTQIASVIAEWTGVPLNRLSQSELSIVTELPTHLGQSIKGQDVAIQNLHKHLLTARADLRRPGRPLGAFLLVGPSGVGKTETVLQIAELMFGGRQYLTTINMSEFQEKHTVSRLIGSPPGYVGYGEGGVLTEAIRQKPYSVVLLDEVEKAHPDVLNLFYQAFDKGELADGEGRIIDCKNVVFFLTSNLGYQTIVDHAEQPDQLNDLLYPELAAFFKPALLARMEVIPYLPLGHETLKTIIQSKLARLDSLLSQRFNAEVTISDDVSEEILQRATRAENGARMLESIIDGALLPPVSLLLLQKMAAGTAISAIRLTVAEHEFHAEVEEAE, from the coding sequence ATGATTCAGATTGATCTGCCCACTCTTGTAAACCGTTTAAACCCGATGACCCGCCATGCACTGGAAGCGGCGGCGGCATCCTGTGTCAGCCAACAGCAGCCTGAAATTACTGTTGCACAACTGTTGTTTCAGATGATCGACACACCACTCAGTGATGTGCGCCTGATCCTCAATAAGGCAGACATCGATAAAGATCTGCTGAAAGAACAACTCGATCAGATGATGCCTCATCATCAGGCGATTGTACAAACCTACCCGAACTTCTCACCGATGCTGGTGGAATGGTTACAGGATAGCTGGCTGCTGGCTTCTACGGAGATGCAGCATACTGAATTACGCGGTGGCGTCATGCTGATTGCTCTGCTGTTCAGTCCAATGCGTTATCTGACTCCACAGCCCGCGCGCATGCTGGCGGGTATCAACCGTGAATTGCTGCGTCAGAACTTTACTGAATGGACGAATGGCTCTGCCGAACAGCCTTTCAGCGGCGACGATAAAAATGGGCAGGGCGTCCATCCGGCAAACAGCGACAGCCTGCTGGCGCGTTTTACCCAGAATATGACTGAACAGGCGCGTCAGGGCAAACTTGATCCTGTGCTGTGCCGTGATAACGAAATCGATCTGATGATCGACATTCTCTGCCGTCGCCGCAAAAACAACCCGATCGTCGTGGGTGAAGCGGGGGTGGGTAAAAGTGCCCTGATTGAAGGTCTGGCGCTGCGCATCATCAATGACCGCGTACCGGATAAATTGCGCCACAGTGAACTGATGACACTGGATCTGGGGGCATTGCAGGCAGGGGCTGCGGTTAAAGGTGAGTTTGAAAAACGCTTCAAAGGCATCATGGCTGAAATTAGTCAATCATCTAAGCCGATCATCCTGTTTATCGATGAAGCGCACACCCTGATTGGTGCCGGTAACCAGGCTGGCGGACTGGATATTTCCAATCTGCTGAAACCTGCATTGGCACGTGGTGAACTGAAAACCATCGCAGCGACTACATGGAGCGAGTACAAAAAATACTTCGAAAAGGACGCAGCACTGTCTCGTCGCTTCCAATTAGTGAAAGTCTCTGAGCCAAGCGCGGAAGAAGCCACTGTGATCATGCGTGGTTTGCGCGCCATTTACGAACAGGCGCATGGTGTTCTGATCGATGATGAAGCACTGAAAGCCTCTGCGGTACTGAGTGACCGTTATCTCTCTGGCCGCCAACTGCCGGACAAAGCGATTGACGTACTGGATACCGCCTGTGCCCGTGTCGCCATTAACCTGACATCGCCACCACGTCAGATCTCCTCACTGACGACTGAATTGCACCAGATGCAAATGGAAATCGATGTTCTGAAAAGAGAACAGCGGATGGGGCTGAATGAACATGCGGACAGACTGGAAGAACTGCAAAACCAGCAGGTAGAGATCCAAGAAGAACTCGTCACGCTGGAAAAAAACTGGCGGCAACAGCAAGAGTTGGTGACACAGATCATCGAATTGCGCGGCCAACTCCTGGCGGATAGCGACGAGTCAGTTGCAGCAGAAACGACGGATAAAACCATCGAAAATGCGGTTGAAGAGACGGCTCAAGACGCGAAAGAGCAGGAAGCTATTGCGCAAGACGAGCCAGAAGCCGCCGCTGATGAGCAATCCCTGATCGAAAAACTGGCTCTGCTCAACGCACAACTGACAGAGTTACAGCAGAAGCAAACGCTGGTTTCTCCCCATGTAGACAAAACGCAGATTGCCTCGGTTATCGCTGAGTGGACGGGCGTTCCATTGAACCGCCTGTCACAGAGCGAACTGTCTATCGTGACCGAACTGCCTACCCATCTGGGACAAAGCATCAAAGGGCAGGATGTTGCGATCCAGAACCTGCATAAACACCTGCTGACCGCTCGTGCAGATTTGCGTCGTCCGGGACGTCCTCTGGGCGCATTCCTGCTGGTGGGGCCAAGTGGTGTTGGTAAAACCGAAACCGTGCTGCAAATTGCTGAACTGATGTTTGGGGGGCGCCAATACCTCACCACCATCAACATGTCTGAGTTTCAGGAGAAACATACCGTTTCCCGCCTGATTGGCTCTCCCCCGGGCTACGTAGGTTATGGGGAAGGTGGTGTACTGACCGAAGCCATTCGCCAGAAACCGTACTCCGTTGTGCTGCTGGATGAAGTCGAAAAAGCGCATCCTGATGTACTGAACCTGTTCTATCAGGCCTTCGACAAAGGCGAACTGGCCGATGGCGAAGGGCGTATCATCGACTGTAAAAATGTCGTGTTCTTCCTGACTTCTAACCTTGGTTATCAAACTATCGTTGATCATGCCGAGCAGCCAGATCAACTTAACGACCTGCTCTACCCTGAACTGGCCGCGTTTTTCAAACCCGCATTGCTGGCGCGTATGGAAGTGATCCCTTACCTGCCTTTGGGTCACGAAACGCTGAAAACCATCATTCAGAGCAAGCTGGCTCGACTGGATAGCCTGCTGTCTCAGCGCTTTAACGCCGAAGTCACGATCAGCGATGACGTATCGGAAGAGATCCTGCAACGTGCCACCCGTGCGGAAAACGGCGCCCGTATGCTGGAATCCATCATTGATGGTGCACTATTACCGCCTGTTTCATTACTGCTGTTGCAGAAAATGGCCGCAGGCACCGCAATCAGTGCCATTCGCTTAACCGTAGCAGAACATGAGTTCCATGCTGAGGTTGAGGAGGCAGAATAA
- a CDS encoding Fis family transcriptional regulator, which translates to MKQRLKSALALLDDDTIEQLVDHFLLVSQSSRFDALLVFLLNTNENRLECYNLPELHQASSRRLNVDIDDVNNPLIQVLRKGTPTVWDSLNHGARIDDVHFRTFVAELPHNCGLYAIPLFDCNGQACGVIAIFAEHVSHFINNENMFGLYCHVMQHRLKKLQELEQLRGQLRQIRQVFQVQQQKEKQLDELLASLSGSKPAGVSRISVDYSHIDNLPKAIEEFESAVLVQRQRQYGNDTRLIAQSLGIATRTLVYKLAKYGCRL; encoded by the coding sequence ATGAAACAGCGGCTGAAAAGCGCGTTAGCGTTATTAGATGATGACACTATAGAACAACTGGTTGACCATTTTCTGCTGGTAAGCCAGAGCTCGCGTTTTGATGCCCTGTTAGTTTTCTTGCTTAACACCAATGAAAACAGGCTGGAATGCTACAACCTGCCGGAACTCCACCAAGCCAGCTCACGCCGGCTGAATGTAGATATTGATGACGTCAATAACCCGCTGATACAGGTTCTGCGCAAGGGAACCCCGACGGTATGGGATTCCCTGAATCACGGCGCGCGTATTGACGACGTGCATTTCCGCACGTTTGTTGCGGAACTGCCGCATAACTGCGGGTTGTATGCCATTCCCCTGTTTGACTGTAACGGACAGGCCTGCGGTGTGATTGCCATTTTTGCCGAACATGTCAGCCATTTTATCAATAATGAAAACATGTTCGGCCTCTATTGCCATGTCATGCAGCACCGCCTGAAAAAGTTGCAGGAACTCGAGCAACTGCGTGGGCAGTTACGTCAAATCCGTCAGGTATTTCAGGTTCAGCAACAGAAAGAAAAACAACTGGATGAACTGCTTGCCTCCCTGAGTGGATCGAAACCCGCAGGAGTGAGCCGTATTTCTGTGGATTACAGCCACATCGATAATCTGCCAAAGGCCATCGAAGAATTTGAAAGCGCCGTGTTGGTTCAACGTCAGCGTCAGTATGGCAATGACACCCGACTGATTGCCCAAAGTCTGGGGATTGCCACGCGCACGTTGGTTTACAAACTGGCTAAATACGGGTGTAGATTATGA
- the vasI gene encoding type VI secretion system-associated protein VasI, with product MNIVLIISSLLASLTGDPKLANLVEPKEVVAPKEEYTDEMQKCRFEPSPLVRLACYDRTVNNLKFNALQIPMENMGLVWRQAMEQEMKRTDYSTGFIVTQGENGEAPVILTTPAVGVPPPRPVLMLSCIDRITRLQVALPKPMGSGTVTVTTDKTQFKTEWFLREHGYLWESSRGLPGIEEIKRLMNSDQMTITARTGSPITFNISQLEQAAKPLRDACRW from the coding sequence ATGAATATTGTATTAATTATCAGCTCATTGCTCGCGTCATTGACGGGTGATCCCAAACTGGCGAATCTGGTTGAGCCAAAGGAAGTGGTCGCACCCAAAGAAGAATACACGGACGAAATGCAAAAATGCCGTTTTGAACCGTCTCCACTTGTCCGGCTGGCGTGCTATGACCGTACGGTAAATAACCTGAAATTTAACGCCCTGCAAATCCCGATGGAAAACATGGGGCTTGTGTGGCGACAGGCGATGGAGCAGGAAATGAAACGCACCGATTACTCTACTGGCTTCATTGTGACGCAGGGAGAAAATGGTGAGGCACCCGTGATCCTGACCACACCGGCGGTGGGGGTTCCGCCTCCTCGTCCGGTCCTGATGCTGAGTTGCATTGACCGCATCACCCGTTTGCAGGTGGCGCTGCCTAAACCGATGGGATCCGGTACGGTCACTGTGACTACGGACAAAACCCAATTCAAAACCGAGTGGTTCCTGCGGGAACACGGTTACTTATGGGAATCCAGCCGCGGCTTGCCGGGCATTGAGGAAATCAAGCGCTTAATGAACAGCGATCAGATGACCATCACGGCTCGCACTGGCAGCCCGATAACCTTTAATATTTCTCAGCTGGAGCAGGCCGCGAAACCCTTACGCGATGCCTGCCGTTGGTAA
- the tssA gene encoding type VI secretion system protein TssA, with the protein MDIRTQFDWFGALLAPLSDEQTGKALSESDPAWEFIDGEMVKFGSLSHGTLEVDALQRQALQLFSEHSKDFRLMVHLLRTLQHAGHPAELILAIELLTEYVKNYWEKAWPVKPVLKRRLAQQVIKRFESAQSSFTDQASKSQRDEAQGALAHLAQCWHASEPDLAKDVDQLRTRYNRQPEARTAPTQTAPTTPEAASVAPSPQSPEQAPMPEVAVNSSSDKAWKQTLMTVADLLCERYPESPIGYSLRRHAVWHTITTAPMANATGKTPLAPASADRTADYLARLPTADNKLLAQIEQSLALAPYWLDGHAIAAQAAEQRGYSRVAQAMRDELKAFLARLPVLKTLSFSDLSPFISPDTLDWLTPEPDTSGSPGAASADQEAIWHCFQQQGLEAALQMLEEHQQSLTEPRDQFYGQLFTAQLLEEAGMTALAHQHYRNLLHTGQHMLLTEWEPSLLTLLAEKIPSPAKDTASHRSVNT; encoded by the coding sequence ATGGACATCAGAACACAATTCGACTGGTTCGGCGCCCTGCTGGCGCCCCTGTCCGACGAACAGACGGGCAAGGCACTGAGTGAGAGTGATCCCGCCTGGGAATTCATCGACGGCGAGATGGTCAAATTCGGCTCGCTGTCACATGGCACGCTGGAAGTTGACGCCCTCCAGCGACAGGCCTTGCAACTTTTCAGCGAGCACAGCAAGGACTTCCGGCTGATGGTTCACCTGCTGCGGACTTTGCAGCATGCCGGCCACCCTGCCGAGCTGATTCTGGCGATAGAGCTGCTGACAGAGTACGTAAAAAACTACTGGGAAAAAGCCTGGCCGGTCAAACCGGTATTGAAGCGCCGGCTGGCACAGCAGGTGATCAAACGGTTTGAATCGGCCCAGTCGAGCTTCACTGATCAGGCCAGTAAAAGCCAGCGCGACGAGGCACAAGGCGCTCTGGCTCATCTGGCTCAGTGCTGGCACGCCAGTGAGCCCGACCTTGCGAAAGACGTCGATCAACTGCGTACCCGCTATAACCGCCAGCCAGAGGCACGAACGGCGCCGACACAGACGGCACCTACCACCCCTGAAGCGGCGTCGGTAGCTCCGTCGCCTCAGTCTCCTGAACAGGCGCCGATGCCTGAGGTGGCGGTCAACAGTTCCAGTGATAAAGCATGGAAACAAACCCTGATGACGGTGGCGGATCTGCTGTGTGAACGGTATCCCGAATCCCCGATTGGCTATAGCCTGCGCCGCCATGCGGTCTGGCACACCATTACCACGGCGCCGATGGCGAACGCCACAGGCAAAACGCCGCTGGCGCCGGCGTCGGCGGATCGTACCGCCGATTATCTGGCGCGACTGCCGACGGCGGATAACAAATTGCTGGCGCAAATTGAGCAGAGCTTAGCCCTCGCCCCTTACTGGCTGGACGGCCATGCCATTGCCGCCCAAGCGGCGGAACAACGCGGCTACAGCCGCGTTGCGCAGGCCATGCGTGACGAACTGAAGGCGTTTTTGGCTCGGCTGCCTGTACTGAAAACCTTAAGTTTTTCCGACCTGAGTCCGTTTATTTCTCCTGACACTCTGGACTGGCTCACGCCGGAACCCGACACCAGCGGAAGCCCGGGAGCCGCGTCGGCCGATCAGGAAGCCATCTGGCACTGCTTCCAGCAGCAAGGGCTGGAAGCCGCCCTTCAGATGCTGGAAGAACACCAGCAGTCACTGACGGAGCCCCGGGATCAATTCTATGGTCAGTTGTTCACTGCCCAACTGCTTGAAGAAGCGGGCATGACCGCACTGGCACACCAGCATTACCGGAACTTGTTACACACGGGACAACACATGTTACTCACTGAATGGGAACCCAGCCTGCTGACCCTGCTGGCTGAAAAAATACCTTCGCCTGCGAAGGATACTGCGTCACACAGGAGCGTTAACACATGA
- the tssM gene encoding type VI secretion system membrane subunit TssM has translation MKWPSLSSLAPLKSALPALSKFKSLPRLKATMALALALIPCLLLIAVWVWGPEWKLRNDTPLDSLAARWLATALIILMVLLWIGIKAWRRLRQLEKLNLDVELKGVDPVRVDIEHQARYLDHWKAQLQRHLDSYNYLYQRPWYMMVGSQQSGKTTLIKEGYKLSDIAAPEYLRQDGDIALRLRCWLGEKAVIIDPDGGLIDQPVPVNSDKPQINSRLWESLLNWLTENRQRQPLNGIILTVDTLRLLTDNREQRDRYVREIHQRLQNLRLTFHSQLPLYLVMTKIDLLHGFEAMYPSLDRRQRDQILGVTFSLNNRDEKAWHSELAQFWQQWMANLNGAMPDMMLNGVDAGQRSALFSFTRQVQGLHSYIAQMLEDILYNDEHHRPMLRGVYLTSARQVGQMDDLFTQSASAQYHLGSQAFPTWPAGDTLPYFTQSLFEEVLLAEPNLAAENRLWLSRNRRQLYTFATISALVIAAMWGGWHYFYQKNYRAGEEVLAQAKNFLSVPPPDGDDRYGNLQLPLLNPIRDATLAYGNYHEKKSFLTDMALYQGDGVGPYVEGTYLKLLEQRFLPSLMQGLLDDLNRAPAGSEEKLEILRVMRMMEDGSKRNNGLVGQYMRARWSKAFHGQRDLQAQLLTHLDYALAHTDWKGQRDKDNQDALARFAPFIKPMKQAQQELSALTINQRVYQNLRLKAQDTLSAPVNLRDQIGPSFDSVFIAGNESRLVIPQFLTRHGLTDYFVRQDKELVELTEMDSWVLNLPLKTNKYSDTDQGNIQREITELYVGDYTATWRAAMNNLEVRDFEDLPQAISAIEQVISGEQPIKRALQILSDNTRPPELVSGLSDKEKQALLAQSDYRLLNRISRDFAPETGVLVEHGDKGSALQSVYQKLMALHRYLLAIQNSPVPGKAALQAVQLRLDQNNSDAIFEVQQMAKNLPEPLNRWVGDLAEQAWRVVMMEAVRSLEVEWNESVVKQYKTYLAGRYPFNPAATEDVPLSEFDRFFRPDGTLDTFYKQSLKPFVENNLTTGTDGRELIRADVLKQLAMADRIRTTFFTPQNGLGTAFAIEPVSLTGNKRRGLLNLDGQLVDYAHGRSNVAHLVWPNSMRAGTESRLTLMPDRSNAAPRSLSFTGPWAQLRLINSGKLTNVQPGAFDVRFAVDGGEITYRIYVDESDNPFAGGLFSQFRLPDTLY, from the coding sequence ATGAAATGGCCCTCTTTGTCATCCTTGGCGCCGTTGAAATCAGCCTTGCCGGCGCTGTCAAAATTTAAATCCCTGCCGCGTCTCAAGGCCACGATGGCGCTGGCTCTGGCCCTTATCCCCTGCCTGCTGCTGATCGCGGTCTGGGTGTGGGGGCCGGAATGGAAACTGCGCAACGATACCCCGCTGGACAGTCTGGCGGCGCGCTGGCTGGCGACCGCTCTCATCATCCTGATGGTGCTGCTCTGGATCGGCATCAAAGCGTGGCGTCGCCTGCGCCAGCTGGAAAAACTCAACCTGGACGTCGAGCTGAAAGGGGTTGATCCGGTGCGGGTCGATATCGAGCACCAGGCTCGTTACCTTGATCACTGGAAAGCCCAGCTACAACGCCATCTGGACAGCTATAACTACCTGTATCAGCGTCCGTGGTACATGATGGTCGGCAGCCAGCAGAGCGGCAAAACCACGCTGATCAAGGAAGGCTATAAACTGTCCGACATCGCGGCGCCGGAATACCTGCGTCAGGATGGCGACATTGCGCTGCGGCTGCGCTGCTGGCTGGGAGAGAAAGCGGTCATCATCGATCCCGATGGCGGCCTGATTGACCAGCCGGTGCCGGTCAACAGTGACAAACCGCAGATCAACAGCCGCCTGTGGGAATCCCTGCTGAACTGGCTGACGGAAAACCGCCAGCGCCAGCCGCTTAACGGCATTATTCTGACCGTCGATACCCTGCGCCTGCTGACCGACAACCGGGAGCAACGCGATCGCTACGTGCGGGAAATCCACCAGCGCCTGCAAAACCTCCGTCTGACCTTCCACAGCCAGCTGCCGCTCTATCTGGTCATGACCAAAATAGACCTGCTGCACGGCTTCGAAGCGATGTACCCGTCGCTGGATCGCCGGCAGCGTGACCAGATCCTCGGCGTGACTTTCAGCCTCAATAACCGGGATGAAAAAGCCTGGCACAGCGAGCTGGCGCAGTTCTGGCAGCAGTGGATGGCCAACCTCAACGGGGCGATGCCGGACATGATGCTCAACGGCGTCGATGCCGGCCAGCGCAGCGCTCTGTTCAGCTTTACCCGGCAGGTGCAGGGGCTGCACAGCTATATCGCGCAGATGCTGGAAGACATCCTGTACAACGATGAACACCACCGCCCGATGCTGCGCGGTGTCTACCTGACCTCCGCCCGTCAGGTCGGCCAGATGGATGACTTGTTCACCCAGTCCGCCTCAGCCCAGTATCACCTCGGCTCGCAGGCGTTCCCGACCTGGCCGGCGGGCGATACCCTGCCGTATTTTACCCAGTCCCTGTTTGAGGAAGTGCTGCTGGCTGAGCCGAACCTCGCCGCGGAAAACCGCCTCTGGCTGAGCCGCAACCGCCGCCAGCTGTACACCTTCGCCACGATCAGTGCCTTAGTCATCGCGGCCATGTGGGGCGGCTGGCATTATTTCTACCAGAAAAACTACCGGGCCGGGGAAGAAGTGCTGGCGCAGGCGAAAAACTTCCTGTCCGTGCCGCCGCCGGACGGGGATGACCGTTACGGCAACCTCCAGCTGCCGCTGCTGAACCCGATCCGGGATGCCACTCTGGCCTACGGCAACTACCACGAGAAAAAATCCTTCCTGACCGACATGGCGCTGTATCAGGGGGACGGGGTCGGGCCGTATGTGGAAGGCACCTACCTGAAACTGCTGGAGCAGCGTTTCCTGCCGTCGCTGATGCAGGGGCTGCTGGACGACCTGAATCGGGCGCCGGCCGGCAGTGAGGAAAAACTCGAGATCCTGCGGGTGATGCGCATGATGGAAGACGGCAGCAAGCGTAACAACGGCTTGGTCGGGCAGTACATGCGGGCGCGCTGGAGCAAGGCGTTCCACGGCCAGCGGGATTTACAGGCGCAGCTGCTGACCCATCTGGATTACGCTCTGGCCCATACCGACTGGAAGGGGCAGCGCGACAAGGACAATCAGGATGCCCTCGCCCGCTTTGCGCCGTTTATTAAGCCGATGAAGCAGGCCCAGCAGGAGCTGAGTGCCCTGACCATCAACCAGCGGGTTTACCAGAACCTGCGCCTGAAGGCCCAGGATACCCTGTCCGCCCCGGTTAACCTGCGTGACCAGATTGGGCCGAGTTTTGACAGCGTGTTTATTGCCGGCAACGAAAGCCGGCTGGTGATCCCGCAGTTCCTGACCCGCCACGGCCTGACGGATTACTTTGTCCGGCAGGACAAGGAGCTGGTCGAACTGACCGAGATGGACAGCTGGGTGCTGAACCTGCCGCTGAAAACCAATAAGTACAGCGACACCGATCAGGGGAATATCCAGCGTGAGATCACCGAACTGTATGTCGGGGATTATACCGCGACCTGGCGGGCGGCGATGAACAATCTGGAAGTGCGGGACTTTGAGGATCTGCCGCAGGCCATCAGCGCCATCGAGCAGGTGATCAGCGGCGAACAGCCGATCAAGCGCGCGCTGCAAATCCTCAGTGACAACACCCGGCCGCCGGAGCTGGTGAGTGGGCTGAGCGACAAGGAAAAACAGGCGCTGCTGGCGCAGTCGGATTACCGGCTGTTAAACCGCATCAGCCGGGACTTTGCGCCGGAAACCGGGGTGCTGGTTGAGCACGGCGACAAGGGCAGTGCCCTGCAAAGCGTTTACCAGAAACTGATGGCACTGCACCGTTACCTGCTGGCTATCCAGAACTCGCCGGTGCCGGGCAAGGCGGCATTGCAGGCGGTGCAGCTGCGGCTGGACCAGAACAACAGCGACGCGATATTTGAAGTGCAGCAGATGGCGAAAAACCTGCCGGAGCCGCTGAACCGCTGGGTCGGTGATCTGGCCGAGCAGGCGTGGCGGGTGGTGATGATGGAAGCGGTGCGCTCGCTGGAAGTGGAATGGAATGAGTCGGTGGTCAAACAGTATAAAACCTACCTGGCCGGCCGGTATCCGTTCAACCCGGCGGCCACCGAAGACGTACCGCTGAGTGAGTTTGACCGTTTCTTCCGGCCGGACGGCACGCTGGATACCTTCTATAAGCAGAGCCTGAAACCGTTCGTGGAAAACAACCTGACCACCGGCACCGACGGGCGTGAGCTTATCCGGGCGGATGTGCTGAAACAGCTGGCGATGGCGGACCGTATCCGCACCACCTTCTTCACCCCGCAGAACGGGCTGGGCACGGCGTTTGCCATCGAGCCGGTGAGCCTGACCGGCAACAAACGCCGCGGTCTGCTGAACCTCGACGGCCAGCTGGTGGATTACGCGCACGGGCGCAGCAACGTGGCGCATCTGGTGTGGCCGAACTCGATGCGGGCGGGCACGGAAAGCCGGCTGACCCTGATGCCGGACCGGAGCAACGCGGCGCCGCGCAGCCTGAGCTTCACCGGCCCGTGGGCGCAGCTGCGGCTGATTAACAGCGGCAAGCTGACCAACGTGCAGCCGGGGGCGTTTGACGTGCGCTTCGCGGTAGACGGCGGCGAGATAACCTACCGCATTTACGTGGACGAATCGGACAACCCGTTTGCGGGCGGCCTGTTCAGCCAGTTCAGACTGCCGGACACCCTCTACTGA